A genomic region of Bernardetia sp. ABR2-2B contains the following coding sequences:
- a CDS encoding IS4 family transposase, whose translation MAKAKYASSGKVTKLVSVLSSHLKGFHLARVQFIGLFVIAVIKVGLGGLIQIATAFERNVEYSSSLRRIERFLNYYELDFQAITNLIISLEGIEQWENIVLCLDRTNWKVGKEHINILLLSAAHKGVSIPLCWSVLSRTGNSATQQRIDLIEDFLNQFPNLSITALVADREFIGKKWFFYLATKKFDFVMRIKSNFKATRKGKTKSIVAWCRGLSISETYQLDGTFVVNEAEVYLSVSRTQKGYIYLASPVLLDNIFEIYKQRWEIETLFKALKSQGFNLENTKLTEPNKIAKLIALCSIAFVWCYKVGEWKHKKTKIRVCSNGYNEYSFFRYGLIEIKKILNNPMTSETKFDQKIKVLSME comes from the coding sequence ATGGCGAAAGCAAAGTATGCTTCTAGTGGTAAAGTTACAAAATTAGTTAGTGTTTTATCTTCTCATTTAAAAGGGTTTCATTTAGCCCGAGTTCAATTTATAGGTCTTTTTGTAATAGCTGTTATAAAGGTAGGTCTAGGAGGTTTAATTCAAATTGCAACTGCGTTTGAAAGGAATGTAGAATACAGTTCTTCTTTACGTCGTATAGAACGCTTTTTAAATTATTATGAGCTTGATTTTCAAGCAATTACTAATTTGATTATTTCCTTAGAAGGCATTGAACAATGGGAAAATATCGTACTGTGTTTGGATAGAACGAATTGGAAAGTTGGAAAAGAGCATATTAATATTTTGCTTCTCTCAGCAGCTCATAAAGGGGTATCTATTCCTCTTTGTTGGTCTGTACTTTCGAGGACAGGAAATTCAGCTACTCAACAACGAATTGATTTGATAGAAGATTTCTTAAATCAATTTCCTAATTTATCTATTACTGCTCTTGTAGCAGATAGAGAGTTTATAGGTAAAAAATGGTTTTTCTATTTAGCTACAAAAAAATTTGATTTTGTAATGCGTATAAAATCTAACTTTAAAGCTACTAGAAAAGGGAAAACAAAGTCTATTGTAGCATGGTGTAGAGGGCTTTCGATTTCAGAAACCTATCAACTAGATGGAACATTTGTAGTCAATGAAGCAGAGGTATATTTATCTGTAAGTCGAACACAAAAAGGATATATTTATTTAGCATCACCTGTTTTATTGGATAATATTTTTGAAATTTATAAACAACGTTGGGAAATCGAAACGTTGTTTAAAGCACTAAAATCACAAGGTTTTAACTTAGAAAATACAAAATTAACAGAACCAAATAAAATAGCTAAATTAATTGCTTTGTGTTCCATTGCCTTTGTTTGGTGTTACAAAGTAGGAGAATGGAAACATAAAAAAACAAAAATAAGAGTCTGTTCAAATGGATATAATGAATACTCTTTTTTCAGATATGGATTAATAGAAATTAAAAAAATACTCAATAATCCAATGACTAGTGAAACTAAATTTGATCAAAAAATTAAAGTTTTGTCAATGGAGTAA
- a CDS encoding 1,4-dihydroxy-2-naphthoyl-CoA synthase — protein MNQKADWKVIEELNNIKFEDITYKKSNGVARIAFNRPEVRNAFRPKTVTELYVAFLDAREDTSIGVVLLSSEGPSPKDGVYSFCSGGDQTKRGHQGYVGEDGMPRLNILEVQRLMRFMPKAVIAVVNGWAVGGGHSLHVVCDLTLASKEHAIFKQTDADVTSFDGGYGSAYLAKMVGQKRAREIFFLGRNYSAQEAYDMGMVNAVIPHEELEDTAYEWAQEILEKSPTSIKMLKFAFNLTDDGMVGQQVFAGEATRLTYMTEEAKEGRNAFLEKRKPDFKDIKWIP, from the coding sequence ATGAATCAAAAAGCAGATTGGAAAGTCATCGAAGAATTAAATAATATCAAATTCGAAGATATTACTTATAAAAAATCAAATGGAGTAGCTCGTATTGCCTTCAACCGTCCAGAGGTCAGAAATGCCTTTCGCCCAAAAACAGTAACCGAATTATACGTAGCTTTTTTAGATGCTAGAGAAGACACTTCTATCGGAGTAGTTTTGCTTTCATCAGAAGGTCCTTCACCAAAAGACGGAGTTTATTCGTTTTGTAGTGGTGGCGACCAAACTAAACGAGGTCATCAAGGATATGTAGGAGAAGATGGAATGCCACGCCTAAATATTTTAGAAGTTCAGCGTCTTATGCGTTTTATGCCAAAGGCTGTTATTGCTGTCGTTAATGGTTGGGCTGTTGGTGGTGGACATAGTTTGCATGTCGTTTGTGATTTGACACTTGCCAGTAAAGAACACGCCATTTTCAAACAAACGGATGCCGATGTTACCAGTTTTGATGGTGGTTATGGTTCTGCTTATTTGGCTAAAATGGTAGGACAAAAACGAGCAAGAGAAATTTTCTTTTTGGGTCGTAATTATTCAGCACAAGAAGCCTATGATATGGGAATGGTAAATGCTGTTATTCCTCACGAAGAGTTAGAAGATACGGCTTATGAGTGGGCGCAAGAAATTTTGGAAAAATCGCCTACCTCTATCAAAATGCTAAAATTTGCTTTCAACCTAACAGATGACGGAATGGTTGGGCAGCAAGTTTTTGCAGGAGAAGCTACACGCTTGACTTACATGACTGAAGAAGCAAAAGAAGGGAGAAATGCCTTTTTGGAGAAAAGAAAACCAGACTTTAAAGATATTAAGTGGATTCCTTAA
- a CDS encoding class I SAM-dependent methyltransferase yields MNQDYYKNYYHLERNHWWFVVRQEILKQELQKIITSENKNDLKILNIGIATGKTTEMLSEFGEVTSVEYDSACAEFVRQKLNIEVIEGSILELPFKENSFDLVCAFDVVEHVEDDKKAVSEMSRVCKTKGRICITVPAFQSLWSHHDEVNHHFKRYKMSEIAKLFDLQSKVLINNYSFKILRKTYFNSFLFIPIWLFRKLIVLIPKQFIRRGSGSDFEIYKGNNFLDSILRSVFRIEKKILQKNISFSFGVSLLFFVEKK; encoded by the coding sequence TTGAACCAAGATTACTACAAAAACTATTATCATTTAGAACGAAATCATTGGTGGTTTGTGGTGCGCCAAGAAATCTTGAAACAAGAACTTCAAAAAATCATTACATCAGAAAATAAAAATGATTTAAAAATCTTAAATATAGGCATTGCAACAGGAAAAACTACTGAAATGCTTTCTGAATTTGGAGAGGTAACTTCGGTAGAATATGATTCTGCTTGTGCTGAATTTGTAAGGCAAAAGTTAAATATTGAAGTTATTGAAGGTTCAATTTTAGAGTTACCTTTTAAAGAAAACAGTTTTGATTTGGTTTGCGCTTTTGATGTTGTAGAACACGTAGAAGACGACAAAAAAGCCGTTTCGGAAATGAGTAGAGTTTGTAAAACTAAAGGCAGAATTTGTATTACCGTTCCAGCTTTTCAAAGTCTTTGGAGTCATCATGATGAAGTAAATCATCACTTCAAACGATATAAGATGAGTGAAATTGCAAAATTATTTGATTTGCAAAGTAAAGTCTTAATCAATAATTACTCTTTTAAGATTCTTCGAAAAACCTATTTTAATTCTTTTCTATTTATTCCTATTTGGCTCTTTCGAAAACTAATTGTTCTAATTCCGAAGCAGTTTATACGAAGAGGTTCAGGTTCTGATTTTGAAATTTATAAGGGGAACAATTTTTTAGATTCTATTTTGAGAAGTGTTTTTAGGATAGAAAAAAAAATACTCCAAAAGAATATTTCGTTTTCCTTCGGAGTTTCTTTATTATTTTTTGTAGAAAAAAAGTAG
- a CDS encoding ribonuclease D, with the protein MSKNSSSNHSLGDLLSAAQRNQLGAKKAPPKIPNPIYIKTFEELEKAALKWEKCPQIAIDTEFDDNNNYYGRHLCLVQIYDKDKIYLIDTVKLEGNIKPLLSVLENPKIEKIFHSSSSDLIVVGDVCNCSIKNIQDTALMYRFLLKSSNDIGLQNLVEEKLDIELEKQEQVSDWAKRPLSKSQLIYAATDVIYLFELFEILKKELQDLDRWAWYDEERQKLEEVGSESANNKNDSAEKNTISALKSAIKYKFPEENTVRFAMYWNLRNEIAKSVNRPHYRIISNNRLAELVVKPPQKLEEWEKLRGSSHHFKKRADEFFELSKIDLSDRKNLFFKELDKRAEEKEQYYQEKKQHQRTLHQREIIFTNLRDALTDYKGLNVQSLILSNKNKNDVLWNGLETVTNSWKMIVLEEIAKENEWNIDVLKGSLKK; encoded by the coding sequence ATGTCAAAAAATTCATCTTCAAATCATTCATTAGGCGATTTATTAAGCGCAGCACAGCGCAATCAACTAGGAGCAAAAAAAGCTCCTCCCAAAATACCGAATCCAATTTATATCAAAACCTTTGAAGAGCTAGAAAAAGCAGCTTTAAAATGGGAAAAATGTCCTCAAATTGCTATCGATACAGAGTTTGATGATAATAATAATTATTATGGGAGACATCTTTGTTTGGTTCAGATTTATGATAAAGACAAAATATATTTAATTGATACTGTCAAGTTGGAAGGAAATATAAAGCCTTTACTTTCAGTTTTAGAAAACCCAAAGATTGAAAAGATATTTCATAGCTCTTCTTCCGATTTGATTGTAGTAGGAGATGTTTGTAATTGTTCTATAAAAAATATTCAAGATACTGCATTGATGTATCGTTTTTTGCTCAAATCTAGCAATGATATTGGTCTTCAAAATTTGGTAGAAGAAAAGTTAGATATTGAATTAGAAAAACAAGAACAGGTTTCAGATTGGGCAAAACGTCCTCTTTCGAAATCACAACTTATTTATGCAGCTACTGATGTAATTTATTTATTTGAGCTTTTTGAAATTCTTAAAAAAGAACTTCAAGACTTAGATAGATGGGCTTGGTATGATGAAGAAAGGCAAAAGTTAGAAGAAGTTGGTTCAGAAAGTGCCAATAATAAGAATGATTCAGCAGAGAAAAATACTATTTCAGCATTAAAATCAGCTATTAAATATAAATTCCCAGAGGAAAACACAGTTCGTTTTGCGATGTATTGGAATCTCAGAAATGAAATAGCAAAAAGCGTGAATCGTCCTCATTATAGAATAATTTCAAATAACCGTTTGGCAGAGCTTGTCGTAAAACCTCCTCAAAAATTAGAGGAATGGGAAAAATTGCGTGGCTCTTCTCATCATTTCAAAAAAAGAGCAGATGAGTTTTTTGAGCTTTCAAAGATAGATTTATCAGATAGAAAAAATCTTTTTTTTAAAGAACTGGACAAACGAGCAGAAGAAAAAGAACAATATTATCAAGAGAAAAAACAACATCAAAGAACACTTCATCAGCGAGAAATTATCTTTACAAACCTACGTGATGCACTTACAGATTATAAAGGATTAAATGTCCAGTCACTTATTCTTTCAAATAAAAACAAGAATGATGTTCTTTGGAATGGATTAGAAACGGTTACTAATTCGTGGAAAATGATTGTTTTAGAGGAAATAGCAAAAGAAAATGAATGGAATATTGATGTTTTGAAAGGAAGTTTGAAAAAATAA
- a CDS encoding J domain-containing protein, protein MQYKDYYKILGLRKNASAEEIKRKYRELAKKYHPDRNPNDILAEKRFKDLTEAYDILSDTAKRAQYDLMGRNWGSYQKVADKAKDAYQRTQQEDFEFKDLFTRERMSDVFKNVVDLGKEALSNAKNETTGIKRKPKTKEIKTTISFEEAYTGTTRVITVDKNRIRLKLKEGIEDGQKLKLGAKGEKEEDIVVVVEIEESKDFTRENNDLHTTATVSLYEAMLGGKISVPTMKGKILFPLSPETANGKIFRIKGKGMPIYNQTGKFGDLYIKIEVELPTKLSQKEKELFQELSNLEK, encoded by the coding sequence ATGCAATACAAAGATTATTACAAAATTCTTGGGCTTCGTAAAAATGCAAGTGCCGAAGAAATCAAAAGAAAGTATAGAGAACTTGCGAAAAAATATCATCCAGATCGTAATCCAAATGATATTTTAGCCGAAAAAAGATTTAAAGACCTTACCGAAGCATATGATATTTTGAGCGATACTGCAAAAAGAGCGCAATATGATTTGATGGGTAGAAATTGGGGAAGCTACCAAAAAGTTGCTGACAAAGCAAAAGATGCCTACCAAAGAACGCAACAAGAAGACTTTGAATTTAAAGACCTTTTTACAAGAGAACGTATGAGTGATGTTTTCAAAAATGTAGTGGATTTGGGAAAAGAAGCTCTTTCTAATGCAAAAAATGAAACTACAGGAATAAAAAGAAAGCCAAAAACAAAAGAAATAAAAACAACCATTTCTTTTGAAGAAGCTTATACAGGGACTACACGAGTAATTACGGTAGATAAAAACAGAATCCGTTTGAAACTAAAAGAAGGAATTGAAGACGGACAAAAACTCAAGTTAGGAGCTAAGGGAGAAAAAGAGGAGGATATAGTCGTTGTTGTAGAAATAGAAGAAAGCAAAGATTTTACTAGAGAAAATAACGACTTGCATACCACAGCAACTGTTTCTTTGTATGAGGCAATGCTTGGAGGCAAAATTTCTGTTCCAACAATGAAAGGAAAAATTTTATTTCCTCTCTCTCCTGAAACTGCCAATGGAAAAATATTCAGAATTAAAGGAAAGGGAATGCCAATCTATAACCAAACTGGAAAGTTCGGTGATTTGTATATTAAGATTGAGGTAGAACTTCCTACAAAATTATCTCAAAAAGAAAAAGAGCTTTTTCAAGAGTTATCGAATTTAGAAAAGTAA
- the pdhA gene encoding pyruvate dehydrogenase (acetyl-transferring) E1 component subunit alpha has product MSDAKNTSKTTTKKPTRKAPAKTATKKTTSKTSAKKSSFSKEVYMKWYEDMQLMRKFEEKAGQLYGQQKIRGFCHLYIGQEACVAGAVSALTKDDKWITAYRDHAHPLGLGTSPNAVMAELFGKETGCSKGKGGSMHMFDKEVNFMGGHGIVGAQVPMGAGIGFAEKYNETGNLCICYMGDGAVRQGAIHEAFNMAMLWKIPVIFVIENNGYAMGTSVERTSNVIDLSTLGESYDMPSEAVDAMSVEAVHEAVARAAERARSGEGPTLLEFRTYRYKGHSMSDPAKYRTREEVNEYRKKDPIEQVKDVILKEKYASQEDLDKIDADIKSKVEESVKFAEESDFPDAEEAFKDIYKQEDYPFIMD; this is encoded by the coding sequence ATGAGCGACGCAAAAAACACAAGCAAAACAACAACTAAAAAGCCAACTCGCAAAGCACCAGCTAAAACGGCTACAAAAAAAACAACTTCAAAAACTTCAGCCAAAAAATCTTCTTTCTCAAAAGAGGTATATATGAAATGGTACGAAGACATGCAACTCATGCGTAAGTTTGAAGAAAAAGCAGGGCAGCTTTACGGACAGCAAAAAATTAGAGGTTTTTGTCATTTGTATATCGGACAAGAAGCCTGTGTAGCTGGAGCAGTTTCGGCACTTACAAAAGACGATAAATGGATAACAGCTTATAGAGACCATGCTCATCCACTCGGACTGGGAACTTCTCCAAATGCAGTAATGGCAGAGCTTTTTGGTAAAGAAACAGGTTGCTCAAAGGGAAAAGGTGGCTCTATGCACATGTTTGACAAAGAAGTCAATTTTATGGGTGGACACGGTATTGTTGGGGCGCAAGTTCCGATGGGTGCAGGTATTGGTTTTGCAGAAAAATATAACGAAACTGGTAACCTTTGTATCTGTTATATGGGAGATGGTGCAGTTCGTCAAGGAGCAATCCATGAAGCTTTCAATATGGCTATGCTTTGGAAAATCCCTGTTATTTTTGTCATTGAAAACAATGGTTATGCAATGGGAACTTCTGTTGAAAGAACATCAAATGTAATTGATTTGTCCACTCTTGGAGAGTCTTATGATATGCCTTCAGAAGCTGTGGATGCAATGAGCGTAGAAGCAGTTCATGAAGCCGTTGCAAGAGCAGCAGAAAGAGCTAGAAGTGGAGAAGGCCCTACACTTTTGGAGTTCAGAACATATCGTTACAAAGGGCATTCAATGTCTGACCCAGCAAAATATCGTACTCGTGAGGAAGTAAACGAATACCGTAAAAAAGACCCTATCGAACAAGTAAAAGACGTTATCTTGAAAGAAAAATACGCTTCTCAAGAAGATTTGGATAAAATTGATGCAGATATAAAATCAAAAGTAGAAGAGTCTGTTAAGTTCGCAGAAGAATCTGACTTTCCAGATGCAGAGGAAGCATTCAAGGATATTTATAAACAAGAAGATTATCCTTTTATTATGGATTAA
- a CDS encoding NAD(P)/FAD-dependent oxidoreductase: MLIPATTSELNFTSELHIPAANKPRIVIIGGGFAGLELSKKLRSVDAQIVMIDRYNFHTFQPLLYQVATAGLEADAIAGPLRKVLKNKKNKSDFYFRVATVTEIQHDKNTVETNLGTLRYDYLVIANGSKTNFYGNKSIEEKAFALKQVPQALAIRNHLLRNFEKAQLAETIEEQQSLMNVVIVGGGPTGVEVAGALGELKLHVLPKDYPELDFRKMQIHLVEAGEKLLGGMTENASKKAEEYLKDFTVQIWKEVSVKEFDGNHVELSNGMNLPSTTLVWAAGVTGNLIKGLPEEAILKGNRIIVDEYSRVKGLKNIFALGDIAAMVSEDHPKGFPMLAPVAMQQGKTLGDNLKRMLNKKEMKPFKYFDKGSMATVGRNRAVVDLPNKMSFQGFFAWFVWLFVHLMFIIGFKNRLLILTSWIWNYFTYDRSNRLIIPTQITSKERKEKLYV, encoded by the coding sequence ATGTTAATCCCTGCAACGACTTCGGAACTCAACTTTACATCAGAACTACACATTCCTGCTGCCAACAAACCACGTATTGTGATTATTGGAGGAGGTTTTGCAGGACTGGAACTTTCCAAAAAACTGCGTTCTGTTGATGCTCAAATTGTGATGATTGATAGATATAACTTTCATACTTTTCAACCTCTTTTATATCAAGTAGCAACAGCAGGATTAGAAGCTGATGCCATTGCAGGTCCTTTGCGTAAAGTTTTGAAGAATAAGAAAAATAAATCTGATTTTTACTTTAGAGTGGCTACTGTTACAGAAATTCAGCACGACAAAAATACAGTTGAGACAAACTTAGGAACTCTACGATACGATTATTTAGTGATTGCAAACGGTTCGAAAACTAATTTTTATGGCAATAAATCCATTGAAGAAAAAGCATTTGCACTCAAGCAAGTTCCTCAAGCTTTAGCGATTCGAAATCATTTGTTGAGAAATTTTGAAAAGGCACAACTTGCCGAAACTATCGAAGAGCAACAATCACTTATGAATGTAGTTATTGTAGGTGGAGGTCCTACTGGTGTAGAAGTGGCTGGTGCTTTGGGAGAATTGAAATTACATGTTTTGCCAAAAGATTATCCCGAACTAGACTTTAGAAAAATGCAAATTCATTTGGTGGAAGCTGGAGAGAAGCTTTTAGGTGGAATGACTGAAAATGCAAGTAAGAAAGCAGAAGAATACCTTAAAGACTTTACAGTTCAGATTTGGAAAGAAGTAAGTGTAAAAGAATTTGATGGAAATCATGTGGAGCTTTCTAATGGAATGAATTTACCTTCCACAACACTCGTTTGGGCAGCAGGAGTAACAGGAAATTTAATAAAAGGACTTCCAGAAGAAGCAATTCTGAAAGGAAACCGAATTATAGTAGATGAATATAGTAGAGTAAAAGGACTAAAAAATATTTTTGCACTTGGCGATATTGCTGCAATGGTTTCAGAAGACCATCCAAAAGGCTTTCCAATGCTTGCACCAGTAGCAATGCAACAAGGAAAAACACTAGGCGACAACTTAAAGAGAATGCTTAATAAAAAAGAAATGAAACCATTTAAATATTTTGATAAAGGAAGTATGGCAACAGTTGGAAGAAATCGTGCCGTTGTAGATTTGCCTAACAAAATGAGTTTTCAAGGCTTTTTTGCGTGGTTTGTATGGCTTTTTGTTCATTTAATGTTTATCATTGGTTTTAAAAACAGATTGCTTATTCTGACTAGTTGGATTTGGAATTATTTTACCTATGACAGAAGTAACCGTTTGATTATTCCTACTCAAATAACATCCAAAGAAAGAAAAGAAAAATTGTATGTTTAG
- a CDS encoding class I fructose-bisphosphate aldolase: MVHTANLSTDRVSELLGKDSETLLNFSTPAISKERLHVPSPDFVDKIFANSNRNPQVLRSLGQLYGSGRLANTGYVSILPVDQGLEHTAGASFAPNPDYFDPENIVNLAIEGGCNAVATTYGNLALMSRKYAHKIPFIVKINHNELLTYPNKYDQIMFGSVEEAWNLGAVAVGATIYFGSEESTRQIQEVAAAFERAHELGMATILWCYARNSAFKKDGVDYHVAADLTSQANHIGVTIQADIIKQKLPENNGGFNNIDFGKTHKKVYSELSSDNPIDLCRYQVANCYMGRIGLINSGGASSGASDMAEAVKTAVINKRAGGAGLISGRKAFQRPLNEGVELLNAIQDVYLNEGITIA; this comes from the coding sequence ATGGTGCATACTGCAAATCTTTCTACTGACCGTGTTTCTGAACTTTTAGGTAAAGATTCTGAAACTCTTCTTAATTTTTCTACACCTGCTATTTCTAAAGAGCGTTTACACGTTCCTAGTCCTGATTTTGTAGATAAAATTTTTGCTAACTCAAATCGCAACCCACAAGTATTGCGCAGTTTGGGACAGCTTTATGGTTCGGGTCGTTTGGCTAATACAGGTTATGTTTCTATTCTTCCAGTTGATCAAGGTCTTGAACATACAGCAGGAGCATCGTTTGCACCAAACCCAGATTATTTTGACCCAGAAAATATCGTTAATTTAGCTATCGAAGGAGGTTGTAATGCCGTTGCGACAACTTATGGAAACCTTGCTTTGATGTCAAGAAAATATGCTCACAAAATTCCATTTATTGTAAAAATCAATCATAACGAACTTCTTACTTATCCAAATAAATACGACCAAATTATGTTTGGTTCGGTAGAAGAAGCTTGGAACTTGGGTGCAGTAGCTGTTGGAGCAACTATTTATTTTGGTTCGGAAGAATCTACTCGTCAGATTCAAGAAGTAGCTGCAGCTTTCGAAAGAGCGCACGAACTTGGAATGGCAACTATTCTTTGGTGTTATGCTCGTAATAGTGCTTTCAAAAAAGATGGAGTAGATTATCACGTTGCTGCTGACCTTACTTCACAAGCAAATCATATTGGAGTAACTATTCAAGCTGATATTATCAAACAAAAATTACCTGAAAATAATGGTGGTTTTAATAATATTGATTTCGGAAAAACACACAAAAAAGTATATTCAGAGCTTTCTTCTGATAATCCTATTGACCTTTGCCGTTATCAAGTAGCCAATTGTTATATGGGCAGAATTGGTTTGATTAACTCTGGAGGAGCATCTTCTGGCGCATCAGATATGGCAGAAGCAGTTAAAACAGCCGTTATCAACAAACGTGCTGGTGGTGCTGGTCTTATTTCTGGTCGTAAGGCTTTCCAAAGACCACTCAATGAAGGTGTGGAACTTCTAAATGCTATTCAAGATGTTTATTTGAACGAAGGAATTACTATTGCGTAA